One part of the Halostagnicola larsenii XH-48 genome encodes these proteins:
- the rdfA gene encoding rod-determining factor RdfA — MTGESDSRRRTKVERVIDTYDLDEWGARLEAEWLGDGGNRTSLRDLATDFNIAVLQEALRDAGGTPTPRDVENTYEILTDDDATSSERIRKRRSLERTGVDIDAVRSDFVTHQAIHTYLTTVREAELPKNDDDESRRERKKETIQRLASRTQVVTDSTIEELVRAGLLTERKYDVLVSVTVVCEHCGTTYTVDELIDSGGCECSA; from the coding sequence ATGACAGGAGAGTCGGATAGTCGTCGACGAACGAAAGTCGAACGAGTGATCGACACCTACGATCTCGACGAGTGGGGTGCCCGACTCGAGGCCGAGTGGCTCGGCGACGGTGGGAATCGAACGAGTCTCCGTGATCTCGCGACGGATTTTAATATCGCTGTTCTTCAGGAAGCCCTACGTGACGCCGGCGGGACCCCCACCCCCCGGGACGTCGAAAACACCTACGAAATTTTGACAGACGACGACGCGACATCCTCAGAACGGATCCGAAAGCGCCGATCGCTCGAGCGGACCGGGGTCGATATCGACGCCGTCCGATCGGATTTCGTCACCCATCAGGCGATTCATACGTATCTAACGACAGTTCGGGAAGCCGAACTCCCGAAAAACGACGACGACGAATCTCGGCGTGAGCGCAAGAAAGAAACGATTCAACGGTTGGCAAGCCGAACGCAAGTCGTCACCGATTCGACGATCGAAGAACTGGTTCGCGCTGGATTGCTTACCGAGCGAAAATACGACGTGCTCGTATCGGTGACCGTCGTCTGTGAACACTGTGGGACGACATACACCGTCGACGAACTCATCGATTCCGGCGGCTGTGAGTGTTCTGCGTAA